Proteins encoded together in one Salmo salar chromosome ssa08, Ssal_v3.1, whole genome shotgun sequence window:
- the dnja1 gene encoding dnaJ homolog subfamily A member 1 isoform X2: MVKETGFYDMLGVKPNATPDELKKAYRKLALKYHPDKNPTEGEKFKQISQAYEVLSDSQKREVYDRGGEKAIKGGGSGGGFGSPMDIFDMFFGGGGRMHRERRGKNVVHQLTVSLEDLFNGATRKLAVQKNVICDRCEGRGGRKGLVEMCMSCRGTGMQVRLHQLGPGMVQQVSTVCGGCQGQRISHKDRCKACSGRKILRQKKILEVHIDKGMKDGQKLVFHGEGDQEPELEPGDIIIVLDQRVHPVFTRQGENLTMTMELQLVEALCGFQKPVQTLDNRSLLITCHPGGIPRSQLPPQAQVEGARALPSCQEGGGAA; encoded by the exons ATGGTGAAGGAAACCGGCTTTTATGATATGTTGGGTGTTAAGCCCAATGCCACTCCAGATGAGCTGAAAAAGGCTTATCGTAAGCTGGCCTTGAAGTACCACCCTGACAAGAACCCTACGGAGGGGGAGAAA TTTAAGCAGATCTCTCAGGCATATGAGGTGCTATCGGACTCCCAGAAGAGAGAGGTGTACGACCGGGGTGGGGAGAAAGCCATAAAAGGAGGGGGCAGTGGCGGGGGTTTTGGATCCCCCATGGACATATTTGACATGTTCTTTGGAGGAGGTGGCCGAATGCACCGGGAGAGGAGAG GAAAGAATGTTGTACATCAGCTCACAGTCTCTTTGGAAGACCTCTTCAATGGCGCCACGAGGAAACTTGCTGTCCAGAAGAATGTTATTTGCGATCGATGTGAAG GTCGCGGGGGAAGGAAGGGCTTGGTGGAGATGTGCATGTCCTGTCGGGGCACGGGCATGCAGGTGCGCCTCCACCAGCTGGGCCCGGGCATGGTGCAGCAGGTGTCCACTGTGTGTGGGGGCTGCCAGGGCCAGCGCATCAGCCACAAGGACCGCTGCAAGGCCTGCAGTGGACGCAAGATCCTGCGGCAGAAGAAGATCCTGGAGGTCCACATTGATAAAG GTATGAAGGATGGACAGAAGCTAGTATTCCATGGGGAGGGAGATCAGGAGCCAGAACTAGAGCCTGGTGACATCATCATTGTCCTTGATCAGAGAGTCCATCCCGTCTTCACCAG GCAAGGagaaaatctgaccatgactatGGAGCTGCAGCTGGTGGAGGCCCTGTGTGGTTTCCAGAAGCCTGTTCAAACTCTGGACAACCGAAGCCTCCTCATCACCTGCCACCCAG